GATAAAGGCGGATTTACGCAGATGAAAACATTAAAACCAAATCTTAGGATAACACCTCAAAACCCTGAAACTTTATCTGGGTACACGTTGCGAATTTATCGGTTTTATGCCTTTGACCTTATCTGCGTGCATCTGTTCTTATCTGCGTTCAAAAAAATGACCTTAAAGATCTTGAACCACTTCAATAAAAGGGAGACGAATTTATTTTCCGGATTCCTTTTCATAAAAAACAGTACCAACCCTTTGAATATGATCGACCAGATCAGGGTTGTCTATCTGGTCGTAAATCGAAAGATCGATCTTATAGGGCAGCAGCACGTCATCCAGTGCGTTTTCTATCGACAAAAACGTCTGCCAACCCACCCTGTTCATGATGGTCAGGTCGATGTCGGATGCCGGCCGATAATTTCCTTTGGCGCGTGAGCCATAGATAACGACCCGTTCAACCTCTGGAAATTTCTGAAAAACTGAAATAATTTTTTTTCGGTCCTGCGCGGACAAGCCAAAGGCTTTATTCATTCCATCAAGTCCTCGATCTGACACTTTTGCTGGAACGATTGGTAGAATTCGGCAAATAATCGGCTGTAACGGTTCTCCAGGTTCCGTAGAATTTCGTTGGCCGTCTCCTCATTATATGTATGAACGGTTCGATTTCGATCCTGCAGCATGGCCATCCACCCATGCCCGTCGGAAATCAACTCACGCTTGAAGCCCTCACGGATAGCGTCACGTGAACCTGAAATGACTTCAGCGCCTTGCCAGAGCAAATAATCACGCAGAACATTCCAGGCCAACTCGTAGGTAAACTCAAAAGCCTGAATAGCCCCTTGTTTTTCAATATTGCTCAATTCACGCGTTGCGAGAAGTTCAAGCGCCTCCTGCAACTGAGCGTAGGCTTTTTTGAAATGATTGAATCTCTGCATCCAACGAGTATCTTCAGACATTAATCTATTCTTCCGGTTATAGGGGCACGAAAAGCAAGAGGGGCGCCTTTCGGGGTCGGACCAAGCGAACCATCCGTTTCCACGACACATTCAACCAGAAAACACCCTCATCTTCACCCTATGAGCCTTATGCTCGTGCTCGGGGTCAATTCTTTATTGTTGACAAGCCTTTCATCCCTCTTTGTCCGCGGGTGGACTATGTCTCTCTTCGCGCCTTGGCGGCTTTGCGTGAGACCCGATCTTTGAAAACCTGCCTCACGCCCGTTCGCTGCGCTCTTTCAAGACGCAAAGTACGCGGAGAAAAACTTTTTCTTGAACGCAGATAAAAACGGGTGGACGCAGATTAAATCAAAACCAGGTCGCAGAAAAACCATGACCCGGGTCGGACCAAGCCAACCAACTGTTTTTACGATACATTCAACCGAAAATACCGCCATCTCGGCATCAAAAGCCCTATTTTACCATCAAAATCAAGACTGTCTCAGGCCCATTCGATGTGTTCACTCAGCCAAAGCCGCAATGGAAAACCTGATCCCGAAAGATTTTGAATCGCCCTTCACGCCTTTACCCTTGAATTTTTCTCCTGCATTTCGCTGAGCCAATCAGCCATGAGTTCGGCGTAGTCGTTCAAGTGCGAGAAAATGCGCTTTGCCAGTTCTTCATTGTACGCGTGAACCGTCAGGTTGCGATCATCGACCAATTCCAGGGCCAGGCGTGCCTGCCCATCTGTCAATATCCCGGACTGTAAGCAGGCTCGCACCACGCCCTTAGGAGACCCCTGTCCAGCCCCTCCTTTTCACGGAGATACAGCTGGGCTGCTTTCCAGACAGCTTCAAAGGTATATTCAAAACGTTGAATGGCCGCATCGCGTACAATATCGTCGACATTTTTTCCCAAAGGCAGATCCTGGAAGCTCCCCAGGGCCTTTTCGGCCATTTCCAGTCTTTCTTTCAGGCGGTCCATTCTATCCCCTCTTTCAGCACTCTTTGTCGGAAATCTTCGTCGGCTTGCGACAAATCAACAAGATCCACAGGGTACGGCACATTGCTATTCTCGATCTCTTCCCGAATTTGACTGAGCAGGCCTGCAGGCAAGTTTTTTTCCGGAAACACCGCCACATCGATATCCGAGGTGATTGCGGCACGCCCGGTGGCATGGGAGCCAAAGAGAAAAATCCGGACGGGATATTCTTTGAGGTTTGCCACAATAATTTGTCGAATTTTGTTCAAGTCCTGTTCAGACGCCAAGGTTGCACCTTTCCAAATTAAACAACGCAAAACTGCGTCTTACGCCCGTTCGCTGCGCTCTCTCAAGACGCAAAGTACGCGGAGAAAAACTTTTCCTTGAACGCAGATAAAAACGGATGGACGCAGATGAAATCAAAATCAAAACCAAAACCAAAACGAACAGGGATACACATGCAGCCCTGGGGGTCAAATCTTTGCAGCCCTGGGGGTCAAATCTTTACTGTTGACAAGTTCTGCATCGCTCTTGATTCACAGGCGAGATATGCCCCACTTCGCGCCTTGACGGCTTTGTGTGAGGCCGACGTCAAGATCTGTCTCTGTCTCGTTCGCTTACGCTCGCTCAAGACGCGAAGGCCGCAAAGTTTTTTGGACACACTGTCTTTTGCGGGGCGGATCAAGGCAACCATCTGTTTCCACGCCTGTTTTAACCATAACGCATTCATGCTTCCGGCGTAAACGCTTTTTTGCCGGCAAAAACAGGCATGAACCTTAAGGCCTACTTGTGTGGCCTGTCTTTGGTCGTGCTTAGCGGCGCAGACGCAGGTTGGCTTTGATCTGCTCCCAGCGCCGGCGGTCTTCGCCGGCGAGGTTGCGACCGAATTCGCGCACGAAGGCGACCAGCACGGCGAGAAAACCGGCGGCGAAGGTGGCGACAAGCACCATGAGGGAGCGTTTGGGCTTGCTTTTCAGGTCGGGCACTGCCGCGGCATCAAGGATCTGGAGGGTGGAGGTGTTTTTGGCTTCGCTGATTTTAGCGACTTCGTACTGCTTGCTGATGAGCTCGAAGAGGGTTTCCTGCACCTTATATTCGCGCATGAGGCGAGCGAACTGCAGGCCGAGTTCGGGAACCTCGGCGATGACGAAAAAGAGATCGTCGCCCAGATGCCCCGCACCCGGGGACTGCTCAAGACGACGGATCTGCTCGCGGATCTGGACGATGCTCTCGCGCAGGGCACGCACCTCGGGGTTCTGCTCGGTCTGATAGGAAAGCAGTACGCCGAGCTCGACTTCCTTGCTGGCCAGCTCGCCCTTGAGGCGGGAGACGGCTTCAATGAGGCCTTTGGTCTGTTCATCAATACGGATGGTTTTGTGCTCTTGCTGGAAACGCTTGAGATTTTCCTCGGCCAGCTCGAGATCGCGCGCGACCAGGGCGAGCCGCTCTTCGAGAAAGACCCGCTCGCGCCCGGCGGTGCTGAGATTGATGCGCACGTTGAGCTTTTGCAGTTCCTCGACATAGGCGTTGGCCATCTCCGCGGCGAAGCGCGGATCTTCATCGTCGACGCTGAGAGTGATAAAGCCGGTCATCTTGTCGGCCGAGACATTGATCTTGCCGCCCAGGGCCTGATAGGCGCCGTTTCTGGTCTCCCACCCGAAGCGGTTCATCAGGTCGAAGCGCTCGATGATGGCATCGGAAATCGTGCGGCTCTTGGCCAGACCGACATAGAAATCGGCGGAACTGCCCCCCGGGGAAACCCCCGCCAGAGCGGCGAGTCCGCCCATTCCACCGAGCATGCCGCTCAGCCCGCCCTTTTCCTGCTGAGGAGGCAACAGCCGAGCGGTTGCGGTGAAGATGTTGGGCAGAGTCAAGGTGTAAATGCAGGCCAGAGCGAAGGTGGCAATGCAGGTACCGATGATCAGCCATTTATTCTTGACCAGAACGAGCAGCAGATCGAGAAGGTTGATTTCGTCGTCCGGCTCCGGGCGCACAGGAGGATGATCTTGGTATTTTTGTTCTTCGGTCATGATATTCTCTTAAGGGACGCGGTTTGCGGGACGCGGGACGCGAGGGGCAAAAAGTCTTGCGCCCTGCGGAGCCACATTCCGCGTCAGGGGTCTCTGTTCTTTTTCGCCCGAATCAAGCCACCGAGCATTGATGAAATGGCTTCTGTTTCACGAATCCATTTTTTTCCGAGGGCTTTTTCGATATAGGCGATATCCATACCGATATAAATCTGGGTGCGCAGCTCGCCGCAGGAGCCTTTAGAATATAGTAGAAACCTGACGCACTCGGCGCGGGAAATCCGCTCCATACCTTCGGCAATATTTGAGGGAATCGACAAACCGGATCGAGTGATTTGGTCTTTAAACCCGTAATCTTTTAATTCCCTCAACTCCTTGTAGATATCAGCACTCAAGCGCGCAGAACGCTTCCATACTTCCAAGTCCTCAAACCGCAAAGCCCCTCCCCTCCGTCAAAAAAACCGGCTTTTCGCGCCCCGCATTCCGCATCCCGCGTCCCGGCCGCTAAAACGAGGCCACCGCCGCGGCACCGAGAGCAATCTGGTAGAAGATCTGCGTGAGATCCTTGATCTCGCGCATGATGTGGATGCGGCGGAACTTCTCGGGAACCAGCAGGGTGTCGCCAGGATACATGACCGTGTTGTTGAAGCCGCCGAATACCCAGCGGAAATTCTCGCGATCCCAGCTCACCCCGGCGCCGGCCTGATTTTGGCTGAGGACGGTGCCGTCGGCGCGTACGATGAACATCTCGCGGGTATTGGCATCTTCTTTCGTGCCGCCGACCTGATTGAGATAGTGCGAGACGGTTTTGCCCGGGCTGAAGGTGATGGTAATGGGGTTGTAAACCTGCCCCAGCACCATGACGGTGCGCGGATTGGTGGGCACGGTAAGAGTGTCGCCGTCGAACAGTTCGATGTCATACTCGCTGCCGCGGAAATCCTCCAGAGGCGCGAGCCTGACCACCATGCGTCCGGTGACGGGCGTTTCACGCATTCTTTCCAAAAGTTCCTGTCGGGCCTCGAGCAATGCCTGCGCGGATTGAATGTCGTCGCGACTCATGGCGCCGCCGGCAATTTCGGACGAGACGCGCAACGCCGCCTGCTCCTGCTCACGTATCAGTTGTTCGAGGCGTTCCTGCTGCATCAGACGCACCGACTCACGGGAGAACTGGGCGCCGCGCAGGTAAGCGCGTTCGGTGAAGCCGCCGGCACGGGCCAGCAGGGAACCCAGGCTTTCGCCCTTGCCGACGGTGTATTCGCCGGGGAAGCGCACCTCGCCTTCCAGCCGCACGGTGGCCATTTCGGAGAAATCGGGGAGAGTGCGCACGAAAAGTTGATCGTCGGGATGTAGCGCAATGTTATGCGCGGGATCGCCGGCCAGCGCCTTTTCCAGGTTGATGAGAATCTGCCGGGTGCGACTGCCACGCGCATCGTACTCGAACCGGGTAATCTCCGCTTCATCACGAAAGGTTCCGCGCCGCAGGTTACCGGCGGCGACGACCAGATCGCGCACGCGCATCTCTTCGAAGTAGCGAAATAATCCGGGATCCTGCACGGCGCCGGATATGCGCACCTGGGCGCTCTCCTCCATCTCCTCGCGGGCGAACAGGGTGATTTCGTCGTGCTCCCGAAGCAGAATGTCCTCGGCGGGATCGCCGGCCAGGGCGGCGGCGAGATCGACGGTGATTTTGCGCGGTTGGTAAAGGGGCGGCACCATGCGCAGCACCTCGGCAAAGCCGGGGTAATAGTAGGGCAGCAAATTGTCGAAACGCAGCAGCAGTTCGCTCAGGCGCATGCCTTCCCGCAGCTCATAGGGTCCGGGGCGCGCCACGTAACCCTTGAGCATGACGTAGCGGTTCTTCACCGGGGCAATGGAGTGGACCTGCACCATGTCGCGATCGCGGAGAACGAATTGCAGGCCGGGTTCATCGGCGCGAGGATCTTCACCGAGATCGAGGTCGATGACCTTGCGCGACTGATGGGCGAGTACCCGCTCCACCTGTACCTTGCGCAGATAGGCGGTGGACTGGAAGCCGCCGGAGAGACGCAGCAGGTCGGCCAGGGTTTCGCCACCCTTGAGTTCATAGATGGCGGGGCGTCGCACGTCACCGGCGATGCCGACCTGCGCGCCGGCCATGGGCACATGGATGGTGTCGCCGGCCTGCAGGCGTAGGTCACGGCTGCGGTCGCCGGCGGTAAAAAAGGCATAGAAATCGACATCCGCCACCTCCTGTCCGCCGCGCACCAACTGCACGGCGCGCAGGCTGCCGTTGCGAGTCGGGCCACCGGCCAGGGTCAGGGCGTTGAGAATGGTGGCCATGGAACTGACCGTGTAAGTGCCGGGATTTTCGACCTCGCCAACCAGAAATACCTGGATCGAACGCATGGAACCGAGGGTCACGTTCATTTCGAAGTTACTGAAGTATTTGGAAATTGCCTGGCGGATGGTTTCCCGTCCCTGCTCCAGACTCTGCCCCCAGAGAGAGACGGGGCCGACGCGTGGGATGGTAATGACGCCGCTGCGGTCGATGGTCACCTCGTAGCGCCCGTCGATGGATCCCCACAGGTGAACATCAAGGCTGTCACCGGGGCCCAACGGGTAATCGGGTCCGACGGGTGCGAGGCGATCGGGCAGAAAAGCAGGATCGACAGCTTCAAAAAAGCGGAAACCGAACTGCTTGAGGTCGCGATCAATGCTTGGCGCGCGCAGATCCTGCAAATACCAGGGCGATTCGCGCTCGCCGGTGGCGTCGAGAAAACGGCGCCGCTCCTCCGGCGGCAGGGTCTGCAAGTAGACGCGGCGCCGTTGCTCGTCGAGCTCACGGAACATTCTGGCTTTTTCGCGCAGCGTCAGAGTCTCGGGCGCGGTCACCAGTTCAAGAAAAACCAGGCCCTGATAGTCTTCCTTGCTCAGTTCTTTGGGGTCAAGGGGCGCGGGTCGCAGGCTCTCGCCGCGTTCGACGGCGCCGCCAAGGGGGACCGGCGTCTGCCGAAACTGCTGCTCCAACTGCGAGGGCGCCACTTCTTTTTCTTTCTGCAAGCGCTTTGTCTGCTCGCGCAACCGCTCTTCGTTTCTGCGCTCCGCATCAAAACGCAGGTCTTCCCTGGTATCCGGATCCTGCGGCAGGGGGCGGATATCGCGCGGGTCAAAGGCACGCTGACCAGGGGTGCGTTGATCTTGGCTGCGCAGGTCCTGAGTGCGCGGATCCTCAGAATGGCCGGCGGCCGCAATCAGCAGCAAAATGCTGCAGAAAAAACCAGTCAACAGGGAGAGTGAGCGGCGCCGGGAGGCAGTCAGGGTTCTCATAAGCGGTAATCCAGAGTCAGTAAGGAGAAGTGATGGGTTTCGTTTTGACCGGAGAGGTTGCCCCGGTTACGCACCCGATCAAAGGCATAGCGTCCACTCAGGCGCAGGCTGTCGGTTGCTTGCCAGGCGAGGCTCAAACCGGGCTGCAGGTGGGATTCACGTATCGGATCGCTGTACCCGCGCGTCTGATAGTCCAGATCCAGTGCGGCACTCAATCCGCCGGGCAGATAGGCGGAGAGTTCCCCGTACCAGGAACGGGAGTCGCCGCCCAGGTGGTGACCGAGGATCTTGCGCTCATAGGTGTAGCCGGAACGATATTGGGAATGACGATACCAGACGGGGCCATGCCCCTCATAAGCCAGGTTGGTGTGTTCGACGCGCAGGGCCAGGCGGCCGCTGGGTTCAAGCTGCGGCAGGTAGACACCGGCCAACCAGGCTTTTTTGGCGATGAAGCCGCCGGCTTCGTCCTCGCCGCCGAGTTCGCCGTAGAGTTCCGCATTGCCTAGGAACGGCAGGGTCAGGCGCGCATCAAGGGCAGCCAATTGATTGCTGGTGTCCTCGCCGCCCTCGAGATTCTTACCGACGAGAATGGTGACGAACTCGGAGAGGTCGATGCCGGGACGCCCTTCGCCGCCGAACATGACCGCGCGCGAGCCGCCGATCTCCAACCAGGGCAGCGGCTTGAAGTTCAGGCGCATACCGGCGAAGTAGGGATTGGGCACCTCGCGCGCGCTTTCCAGTTCGCTCCAGAACATATCGAAACGCAGAGGCCCGAGATACTTGAACACCCAGGGCAGCAGAACCGGCGAGGGATTGGTGATACGCAGCATGTCGAGGGGCTTGGCATTGTTGCTGAGCACCAGAGTACCGTTGCGGCCCTGGCCCCACCACAGTGACTGGCGACCGAAGGACAGCTCAACAGGCCCGAGACCCAGAGCAGCGCGGCCGTCAAGCAGCCGCCAGTTGCCGTCGGTGCCTTCTTCCTGAATGGCGAACAGGGGACGCGCGGAAAAATGCAGGCGGCGCCAGAGGCGCGCTTCGCTCTCGAAGATGAGTTGCGCGTTGTGGCCTTCGCTGAAGTTGAGGCCCTGGCGATTGGTATCAAGCGCGAACTGTGTGGCATTGGTGCGGTTGGCGGTGGTCGAATCGCCGCCATCGCGCCAGGCATGGGTGAGGCTTGCGCCGCGCAGGGGCTGAAAGTAGTCGACGCCAACCCGGCCGCCGAGTTCGTCAAGCTCTGAACCCAACTCGCGCTCAAGATCGCGCAGCAGTTCGGCGGCAACGGGCAGGCGAGAAGCAGAATGGCTGCGCCGGGCGGCGGCGGTCAGGCGCGCCGCCTCCAGTCGTGTGTAGGGTCGGCTGCCTTTTAGGGAAGAATCGATGAGACCCAGCCCTTCAAGCTTATCAAGAGCTGGATAGACCCAACTGTCCAAAGGCAGGGGGGCGGAAACGGAGGCGGCAAAACCGGGAGAAGCCAAGGCGAGCATCAGTGCCGCCAGCAAAACAATCCATTTTTTCACAAAATTTCTACCTTTTGCGGGCAACTGGCGGTCGGAAGTAAAAGGAGGATGACATAGGGAAAATGAATTAAACTTCAGAAATTTCAAAACTATCAGTTGATCGTCACTTTTGTCAATATTTTAACCCTTTACCGCCCGGCCACTTCAACTTTGGTGCGCAGCTGCCGACGCTGTTCGGAAAAACAGTAGGAAATCAGGGTTTCCTGGTCTTCATCTTCAATCTCGGTGAAATAGACCGCCACCGACCAGCCAGCCGCACCCTGTTCGACGACACGCACCACGCGTCCCTCGCAGCGCACGATTTCGCGCGGCGGGCCGGGAATACTCAACTCGAAGCCCAGTTTCTGCCCCACCGCCATGGTCAGAACGGCGGTGAACATCATGCCGCCGCCGCTCAGGTTGATGCGCTCACGGGGCGACTCGAAGAGCTCGGGGATGTAATCCGGCTCGTCGCTGCACCGCCAGTAGCGCACCGGCACATCGACATCGATGCGGAAATGCTCGCGCTTCTGGGGATGTTCGTAGGCCTCGGTGGCCTCGAGGAGCACCTGGCGGTCGTTGACCACCTGGCGGATATGCCCGTGCACGGAGATGGTCGGTCCGGCAACAACGATGGCCAGCTTGAATTCGCCCTGGGGGTCGATATTGCGCGGCAGGGTGTCGGGGGGGAAACTGACCTTGACGACGGTGGCCGTGACTGGTTGGGCGATGCCCTCAAAGGGCAGCGATCCCGTGCCCCGCGTGGGGAGGTAGACTTTGACGGATTTTCTTCCCCCCAAATGTTGGAGGGCTGCCTGGGGAGAAATTTTTTCCATGGGGAAAAATCAGATTGCCTGTCAGAAATTGCCGCTGACGATGGACCCCCGGCCGGTCGCAGCGCCGCGGTAGCCCGACATGGCCGCCCGCCCACCGCGAGCCTGGGTCAGCTCACTGGAAATAACCGACATCATGCCACGAATTTTTTCCGAGAGCAACCGGTTGTTGTCCTGCACCTGCTGCATGAGTGATTGGCGCCGTTCCAGGGCAGCGACCAACAGCGGATCGGATGTGGCCTCGGGCAGCAAACCGGCGATGACACGGTCGAAGACTTCGACCTGAGCGCGGCGCCTGTGTAATTCTTCGGCAAAAGCGACAATCCCTTGAGCAACGGCGCCTGCCGCCACCGCGTCAAATTCCGCAAGGGCGTCAAGCATTTCGGCATAATGGCGGGTCGAAACCTCCACGGCTTGGGGCAAATCGGCGATGGTCACTGCAACCTCTCGGGGTTTTCTGGTGATTTAAACAGTTTAAGGAGTGAGCAACGTCGCCCACCCCCGCTCGGCATCCTTAATAGGCCGCGGCGACCTGGGCACTCTGTTCGGGTGCCTGGCCAGCGCGCTCCTTGCGCACGATTTCGGCGGCCTGCACCCAGGCCTCGCGCAGCTCGCCAAGGATATTGAGAACCGGCTGCAGTACCCGGGGATCGTTCTTGGCGTTGGCGCGGGGGATTTCGCGCATGATGAAATCATAGAGCGCCGCCAGGTTGGCCGCGATCTCGCCACCGACTTCATGATTGAGGGTGGCATTAAGCTCGGCGATGATGGCCAGAGTTTTGTCGAGGTTTTTAATCTTGAGGGCGCGGTCGCCGTTCTCCATGGCAACGCAGGCCTGGTTGAGAAAACGGATGGCGCCGTCGTAGAGCATGACCAGAATCTGCTCGGGCGAAGCGGTCTGCACCTGAGTATTACGATAGCTATTGAGATAAGCGTTCATTATTTTCTACCCCCTAGGCTGGACAACATGGACATCTGTTGGGTGAGGTAATTGCCGGTGGCGCTCATGGCGCTGACGAGTTCTTCCATGGCGGAGAATTGCGCGCGCAGGGTTTTCTCACGCTGCTCCAAGCGCATTTCCTGCCGTTCGATCTGGGTGGCGATGCGCCGCATGCCACTGTCGGTCGCCTGTTTGCGGCTGGCGAGAATACCGTTGGTGCTATCGGTGGTGCCCTTGAGATACGTCTTGAATTTGGCGGCGATGCCCTCGACGCCATTGCCTCCGGCGAACAATCCGATCACCCCGTCGAGATCGTTGCGAATGGCGTCCTTGAGCTTGGTCCCGTCGACCTTCAGGGTGCCGTCGCGCTGGGTTTCCATCCCGAGCTGGGTCAGAGCCTGAATGCTGTTGTCGCCGCCGATCGCCGTGCCGACCATCATCTGCAGATTGCGCCGCGGCGCCTGCAAGCCGGCGTCACGCCCCCAACTGGCATCGTTTTGTTTGGACACGAAGGAAACCATGTCGTTGTAGGCGGTGACAAATTCACGCACCTTCTTTTCCACCGCATCCACGTCGAGATCGACTTGCAGACCGGTACTCTCCGCCGGATCGCCGTGTTCTTTGAGCAGATCGATGGTCACACCGGGGATGGCTTCGGTAATCGTGTTGCTGGTGCGGTAAATATCGATGCCGTCAACCTGGATATGGGCGCGGGTGCCCTCCTGGGTCTGGGTGAAGAGCGGGTTGGCGTAGCTGCCGCCACTGAGGGAGGCGCTGATTTCAACCGGGGTGCCGGCGTCGTCGGCGGTGATGACCAGCCGATAGGGGTTGTCGGCGTCGCCGTCGTTGATGATGGCGGCCTTGATTCCCGCGCCGGCGGCATTGATGGCGTCACGGATGCCGCCCAGAGAGTTGTTGCTCTC
This region of Geoalkalibacter ferrihydriticus DSM 17813 genomic DNA includes:
- a CDS encoding GumC family protein, producing MTEEQKYQDHPPVRPEPDDEINLLDLLLVLVKNKWLIIGTCIATFALACIYTLTLPNIFTATARLLPPQQEKGGLSGMLGGMGGLAALAGVSPGGSSADFYVGLAKSRTISDAIIERFDLMNRFGWETRNGAYQALGGKINVSADKMTGFITLSVDDEDPRFAAEMANAYVEELQKLNVRINLSTAGRERVFLEERLALVARDLELAEENLKRFQQEHKTIRIDEQTKGLIEAVSRLKGELASKEVELGVLLSYQTEQNPEVRALRESIVQIREQIRRLEQSPGAGHLGDDLFFVIAEVPELGLQFARLMREYKVQETLFELISKQYEVAKISEAKNTSTLQILDAAAVPDLKSKPKRSLMVLVATFAAGFLAVLVAFVREFGRNLAGEDRRRWEQIKANLRLRR
- a CDS encoding capsule assembly Wzi family protein, yielding MKKWIVLLAALMLALASPGFAASVSAPLPLDSWVYPALDKLEGLGLIDSSLKGSRPYTRLEAARLTAAARRSHSASRLPVAAELLRDLERELGSELDELGGRVGVDYFQPLRGASLTHAWRDGGDSTTANRTNATQFALDTNRQGLNFSEGHNAQLIFESEARLWRRLHFSARPLFAIQEEGTDGNWRLLDGRAALGLGPVELSFGRQSLWWGQGRNGTLVLSNNAKPLDMLRITNPSPVLLPWVFKYLGPLRFDMFWSELESAREVPNPYFAGMRLNFKPLPWLEIGGSRAVMFGGEGRPGIDLSEFVTILVGKNLEGGEDTSNQLAALDARLTLPFLGNAELYGELGGEDEAGGFIAKKAWLAGVYLPQLEPSGRLALRVEHTNLAYEGHGPVWYRHSQYRSGYTYERKILGHHLGGDSRSWYGELSAYLPGGLSAALDLDYQTRGYSDPIRESHLQPGLSLAWQATDSLRLSGRYAFDRVRNRGNLSGQNETHHFSLLTLDYRL
- a CDS encoding nucleotidyltransferase domain-containing protein; translated protein: MNKAFGLSAQDRKKIISVFQKFPEVERVVIYGSRAKGNYRPASDIDLTIMNRVGWQTFLSIENALDDVLLPYKIDLSIYDQIDNPDLVDHIQRVGTVFYEKESGK
- a CDS encoding flagellar brake protein, with product MEKISPQAALQHLGGRKSVKVYLPTRGTGSLPFEGIAQPVTATVVKVSFPPDTLPRNIDPQGEFKLAIVVAGPTISVHGHIRQVVNDRQVLLEATEAYEHPQKREHFRIDVDVPVRYWRCSDEPDYIPELFESPRERINLSGGGMMFTAVLTMAVGQKLGFELSIPGPPREIVRCEGRVVRVVEQGAAGWSVAVYFTEIEDEDQETLISYCFSEQRRQLRTKVEVAGR
- the fliD gene encoding flagellar filament capping protein FliD, encoding MSIQIGGLATGLDTNSLIKQLLQAERKPIERLERDRNFLRTRLTAFTDFDKKLKDLQAKAEGLESAGKLVVNKATAASEEFFKVSASATAMQGSYNINVVSLAQREKEVSQGFADVNAKEFGTGSISAQVGGGDAVQIDIGESNNSLGGIRDAINAAGAGIKAAIINDGDADNPYRLVITADDAGTPVEISASLSGGSYANPLFTQTQEGTRAHIQVDGIDIYRTSNTITEAIPGVTIDLLKEHGDPAESTGLQVDLDVDAVEKKVREFVTAYNDMVSFVSKQNDASWGRDAGLQAPRRNLQMMVGTAIGGDNSIQALTQLGMETQRDGTLKVDGTKLKDAIRNDLDGVIGLFAGGNGVEGIAAKFKTYLKGTTDSTNGILASRKQATDSGMRRIATQIERQEMRLEQREKTLRAQFSAMEELVSAMSATGNYLTQQMSMLSSLGGRK
- a CDS encoding nucleotidyltransferase substrate binding protein; its protein translation is MTDGQARLALELVDDRNLTVHAYNEELAKRIFSHLNDYAELMADWLSEMQEKNSRVKA
- a CDS encoding nucleotidyltransferase family protein, producing the protein MASEQDLNKIRQIIVANLKEYPVRIFLFGSHATGRAAITSDIDVAVFPEKNLPAGLLSQIREEIENSNVPYPVDLVDLSQADEDFRQRVLKEGIEWTA
- a CDS encoding SLBB domain-containing protein — encoded protein: MRTLTASRRRSLSLLTGFFCSILLLIAAAGHSEDPRTQDLRSQDQRTPGQRAFDPRDIRPLPQDPDTREDLRFDAERRNEERLREQTKRLQKEKEVAPSQLEQQFRQTPVPLGGAVERGESLRPAPLDPKELSKEDYQGLVFLELVTAPETLTLREKARMFRELDEQRRRVYLQTLPPEERRRFLDATGERESPWYLQDLRAPSIDRDLKQFGFRFFEAVDPAFLPDRLAPVGPDYPLGPGDSLDVHLWGSIDGRYEVTIDRSGVITIPRVGPVSLWGQSLEQGRETIRQAISKYFSNFEMNVTLGSMRSIQVFLVGEVENPGTYTVSSMATILNALTLAGGPTRNGSLRAVQLVRGGQEVADVDFYAFFTAGDRSRDLRLQAGDTIHVPMAGAQVGIAGDVRRPAIYELKGGETLADLLRLSGGFQSTAYLRKVQVERVLAHQSRKVIDLDLGEDPRADEPGLQFVLRDRDMVQVHSIAPVKNRYVMLKGYVARPGPYELREGMRLSELLLRFDNLLPYYYPGFAEVLRMVPPLYQPRKITVDLAAALAGDPAEDILLREHDEITLFAREEMEESAQVRISGAVQDPGLFRYFEEMRVRDLVVAAGNLRRGTFRDEAEITRFEYDARGSRTRQILINLEKALAGDPAHNIALHPDDQLFVRTLPDFSEMATVRLEGEVRFPGEYTVGKGESLGSLLARAGGFTERAYLRGAQFSRESVRLMQQERLEQLIREQEQAALRVSSEIAGGAMSRDDIQSAQALLEARQELLERMRETPVTGRMVVRLAPLEDFRGSEYDIELFDGDTLTVPTNPRTVMVLGQVYNPITITFSPGKTVSHYLNQVGGTKEDANTREMFIVRADGTVLSQNQAGAGVSWDRENFRWVFGGFNNTVMYPGDTLLVPEKFRRIHIMREIKDLTQIFYQIALGAAAVASF
- a CDS encoding nucleotidyltransferase substrate binding protein, translating into MDRLKERLEMAEKALGSFQDLPLGKNVDDIVRDAAIQRFEYTFEAVWKAAQLYLREKEGLDRGLLRAWCEPAYSPGY
- a CDS encoding nucleotidyltransferase substrate binding protein, coding for MSEDTRWMQRFNHFKKAYAQLQEALELLATRELSNIEKQGAIQAFEFTYELAWNVLRDYLLWQGAEVISGSRDAIREGFKRELISDGHGWMAMLQDRNRTVHTYNEETANEILRNLENRYSRLFAEFYQSFQQKCQIEDLME
- the fliS gene encoding flagellar export chaperone FliS, producing MNAYLNSYRNTQVQTASPEQILVMLYDGAIRFLNQACVAMENGDRALKIKNLDKTLAIIAELNATLNHEVGGEIAANLAALYDFIMREIPRANAKNDPRVLQPVLNILGELREAWVQAAEIVRKERAGQAPEQSAQVAAAY
- a CDS encoding four helix bundle protein yields the protein MRFEDLEVWKRSARLSADIYKELRELKDYGFKDQITRSGLSIPSNIAEGMERISRAECVRFLLYSKGSCGELRTQIYIGMDIAYIEKALGKKWIRETEAISSMLGGLIRAKKNRDP